From Deltaproteobacteria bacterium, one genomic window encodes:
- a CDS encoding long-chain fatty acid--CoA ligase, protein MAESILTLFRRNALRLGVTPCFHYKEKNTWKNLSWFDAEETVRRYTLGLAALGLKPGGAAAILSQTRMEWTLLDLSILANQAITVPIYPTLAADQVAYILKDAKVSLLIVEDVFQWERLKPYLKEALFPIVLIQGEAQGFINLEMLREKGKSLPVNLYDENLKAIQLVHAASYIYTSGTTGPPKGCIITHRNILAEVQGLQEVFHFTPSEIGFMCLPLAHVIARAMQFFHLGQGCQTAYAENMDMIPVNLREIRPHFMAGVPRLYEKVHEKILNKVHQSSKSLQKLFNWSLDVGMNHSDGLWSHLRRGCANILVYRKVKKAFGGRVKIFVSGGAPLDKEISRFFHALGILVVEGYGLTETFAAMAINRPDDFRFGTVGKPLEGVRIKIADDGEICVKGDTVFAGYLNLKSETEVAFDKDGWFLTGDIGEFSKDGFLRITDRKKDIIKTSGGKIIAPQNIENLMQQSRYIQQIMVYGDRQKFLSALVTLNWDAAEDYAKTHNIPFSSRQDLARNDQITELVYQEIEERNKTLSPFETIRKFAILDTGFSIETGELTPTMKIKRKTVVEKYKTILDGFYNNEL, encoded by the coding sequence TGGTTTGATGCTGAAGAAACGGTGCGGCGTTATACTCTTGGCTTGGCGGCTTTGGGGCTGAAACCGGGTGGGGCGGCGGCGATATTGAGCCAAACGCGCATGGAATGGACGCTTCTTGATTTATCCATTCTGGCTAATCAAGCTATTACCGTTCCCATTTATCCCACTTTGGCCGCGGATCAGGTCGCTTACATTTTGAAGGATGCCAAGGTTTCCTTGCTGATTGTGGAGGATGTTTTTCAGTGGGAACGTTTGAAACCCTATTTGAAAGAGGCCCTTTTTCCAATTGTGCTGATTCAAGGAGAAGCTCAGGGATTTATCAATTTGGAAATGTTGCGTGAAAAAGGGAAGAGTTTGCCGGTCAATCTTTACGATGAAAATTTGAAAGCGATTCAACTGGTTCATGCCGCAAGTTATATTTATACCTCCGGGACTACGGGTCCGCCGAAAGGTTGCATCATCACCCATCGAAACATTTTGGCGGAGGTGCAGGGACTGCAAGAGGTGTTTCATTTTACGCCTTCTGAAATAGGATTTATGTGTTTGCCCTTGGCCCATGTGATTGCGCGGGCGATGCAGTTTTTTCATCTGGGGCAAGGTTGTCAGACCGCTTATGCCGAAAACATGGATATGATTCCGGTCAATTTAAGAGAGATCCGACCCCATTTTATGGCCGGTGTTCCCAGATTATATGAAAAAGTGCATGAAAAGATTTTAAACAAGGTGCACCAGTCTTCCAAATCACTGCAAAAGCTTTTCAATTGGAGTCTTGATGTCGGCATGAACCATTCCGATGGTCTGTGGAGTCACTTACGCCGTGGTTGTGCCAATATTCTGGTTTACAGAAAAGTTAAAAAAGCTTTTGGCGGAAGAGTCAAAATTTTTGTCTCCGGCGGAGCGCCGTTGGATAAAGAAATTTCCCGCTTTTTTCATGCCCTCGGCATTTTAGTTGTGGAAGGGTATGGTTTGACGGAAACATTCGCGGCGATGGCCATCAACCGTCCCGACGATTTCCGGTTTGGAACGGTTGGAAAACCTCTTGAGGGAGTTCGCATCAAAATTGCAGATGACGGGGAGATTTGTGTGAAAGGAGACACCGTTTTTGCCGGTTATCTGAATCTTAAGTCGGAAACAGAAGTCGCTTTTGATAAAGATGGCTGGTTTTTGACCGGCGACATCGGCGAATTCAGCAAAGACGGATTTTTAAGAATTACCGACCGGAAGAAAGATATCATCAAAACTTCCGGTGGAAAGATAATTGCACCGCAAAATATTGAAAATCTGATGCAACAGAGTCGCTATATTCAGCAGATTATGGTTTATGGAGACCGGCAGAAATTTTTGTCGGCTTTGGTGACTCTCAATTGGGATGCGGCGGAGGACTACGCGAAGACCCACAATATCCCTTTTTCGTCACGTCAGGATTTGGCTCGTAATGATCAAATCACGGAGTTGGTTTATCAGGAGATTGAGGAGAGGAATAAGACCCTTTCTCCATTTGAAACAATCAGAAAATTTGCTATATTGGACACCGGTTTTTCCATAGAAACAGGAGAGCTGACTCCGACAATGAAAATAAAAAGAAAGACCGTCGTTGAAAAATACAAAACAATTTTGGATGGATTTT